From one Geoalkalibacter halelectricus genomic stretch:
- a CDS encoding B12-binding domain-containing radical SAM protein, whose product MKVSLVFPPFHHPALYNLPPLGLINLATVARLAGHEAQVIDLILELREGQLPGGQSLYRACAERIAAAKPEVVAFGAQCTTYPPTVHIAREVRRLVPEARIVLGGHNASFVARQTLESFSWIDAVVRGEGEETFGELLDVWARAGTPGGVAGLSWRSGGMIHENPDRPLLDDLNVLPLPDYSLAPALERYRRACGLSRAIAILEVGRGCPHRCVYCSESALWRRRCRTFAVERLVEEMTRLRDLQGAECFLLAYDQFTAERQFVENFCRQVMDAGLHRLGWYCISRLDTVDADLLRLMRAAGCESLCYGIDSGSARTLAFIRKQIDPGQLGQRVRETTAAGIVPTLSFVVGFPEEERVDIDATLLLALQTGIEGNSNPLMQIPTVLPGTELHARYGPRLVREVDSYFAQGIEFDAGRRCREDEELIDSDPLLFSSFYNLPSRALPLPELELLAAEFPVIVNLYPKTFRILCAALETPPSILFVRLRSFARAEAAQGLTPAVCFACFPRFVAGLADQVPGAWRHVFDMLTYESRAIEAARPGAPSAAGNADLSGVSTWRPAVAKNLALAELAFDMEAIVTDLRAGKVRADYPHSPSLLVFRQAEGRLEVSAVNAFAHDLLRRCDGQAVWEDIARSLYARHGAGSGEEQFVSDCRAALMQLRQHQWLSPHPNP is encoded by the coding sequence ATGAAGGTATCCCTGGTTTTTCCTCCATTTCATCATCCCGCCCTCTACAATCTTCCGCCCCTGGGATTGATCAATCTGGCGACGGTGGCTCGTCTGGCGGGGCATGAGGCGCAGGTGATCGATCTGATCCTGGAGCTGCGCGAGGGCCAACTGCCTGGGGGGCAATCTCTTTACCGGGCCTGCGCCGAGCGCATCGCCGCGGCCAAACCCGAGGTCGTGGCCTTTGGCGCTCAATGCACCACCTATCCGCCGACTGTGCATATCGCCCGCGAGGTGCGCAGGCTGGTGCCTGAAGCGCGCATCGTCCTCGGTGGGCACAATGCCTCCTTTGTCGCCCGACAAACCCTGGAATCCTTCTCCTGGATCGATGCCGTGGTGCGCGGCGAGGGCGAGGAAACTTTTGGCGAATTGCTCGATGTCTGGGCGCGGGCAGGAACTCCGGGAGGCGTGGCCGGTCTGAGTTGGCGCTCGGGCGGCATGATCCACGAAAATCCGGACCGCCCCCTGCTCGACGATCTGAATGTTTTGCCGTTGCCCGATTATTCCCTGGCGCCCGCCCTGGAGCGTTATCGCCGTGCCTGCGGCCTGTCGCGCGCCATTGCGATTCTTGAGGTCGGGCGCGGTTGTCCGCACCGCTGCGTGTATTGCTCCGAGTCGGCCCTGTGGCGGCGGCGCTGCCGGACCTTCGCCGTGGAGCGGTTGGTCGAGGAGATGACGCGGTTGCGTGACCTTCAAGGGGCCGAGTGTTTTTTGCTGGCCTACGATCAGTTCACCGCCGAGCGGCAATTTGTCGAGAATTTCTGTCGGCAGGTCATGGACGCCGGGTTGCACCGCCTGGGCTGGTATTGCATTTCGCGCCTGGATACGGTGGATGCCGACCTGCTGCGCCTGATGCGCGCGGCGGGTTGCGAGTCGCTGTGCTACGGCATCGATTCGGGCTCGGCGCGCACGCTGGCCTTTATCCGCAAGCAGATCGACCCCGGCCAACTCGGGCAGCGGGTGCGCGAAACAACGGCGGCCGGCATCGTGCCGACCCTGAGCTTCGTCGTCGGTTTTCCCGAGGAGGAACGCGTCGACATCGACGCGACGCTGCTGCTGGCCTTGCAGACCGGCATCGAGGGCAACAGCAATCCCCTGATGCAGATTCCCACCGTGCTGCCGGGTACCGAATTGCATGCGCGCTACGGCCCACGGCTGGTGCGCGAAGTCGACTCCTACTTCGCCCAGGGCATCGAATTCGACGCGGGGCGGCGTTGTCGCGAGGATGAGGAGTTGATCGACAGCGATCCCTTGCTGTTCAGCAGCTTCTACAATCTGCCCAGTCGCGCCCTGCCCTTGCCGGAGTTGGAGCTGCTCGCCGCCGAATTTCCCGTCATCGTCAACCTCTACCCCAAGACCTTTCGCATTCTGTGCGCGGCCCTCGAGACACCGCCGAGTATCCTGTTCGTGCGCTTGCGCTCCTTCGCGCGCGCTGAGGCCGCGCAGGGCCTGACCCCGGCTGTCTGCTTCGCGTGCTTCCCGCGCTTTGTCGCCGGCCTGGCGGATCAAGTTCCGGGTGCCTGGCGCCATGTGTTCGATATGCTCACCTATGAAAGCCGCGCCATCGAGGCGGCCCGCCCCGGGGCGCCGTCCGCGGCGGGCAATGCCGACTTGAGCGGCGTCTCGACCTGGCGCCCCGCGGTGGCCAAAAATCTCGCTCTGGCCGAACTGGCCTTCGACATGGAGGCGATTGTGACCGACCTGCGGGCCGGAAAGGTGCGCGCGGATTACCCCCACAGCCCCAGTCTGCTGGTCTTTCGGCAGGCCGAAGGGCGTCTGGAGGTGTCGGCCGTCAATGCCTTCGCCCATGATTTGCTGCGCCGCTGCGACGGCCAGGCGGTTTGGGAGGATATTGCCCGCAGCCTTTATGCGCGCCACGGCGCAGGAAGCGGGGAAGAACAATTCGTCTCTGACTGCCGCGCGGCCCTGATGCAGTTGCGGCAACATCAATGGCTTAGCCCCCATCCCAACCCTTGA
- a CDS encoding DUF1847 domain-containing protein produces MSERDDKTLQCTTCSPLWKKQGTTYCWSDPAAKPGMPGYCPSQSEAELIEESFKKYTADDEEARLAKVAAVVEGLCYQPVTGSDAVNARWTRVEDTLALAGLMGWKKIGIASCIGLLEESERLADILRAQGFEPLSVCCKAGSIDKLELGVQEEHKVRPGTFEPACNPIAQARMLDAAGAEMSIIVGLCVGHDMLFARHSKAPVTTLVVKDRVTGHNPVAVLYGQNFYYKRLQKQKVLDENALERAQGKS; encoded by the coding sequence ATGAGCGAACGCGACGACAAAACCCTCCAATGCACCACCTGCAGCCCCCTGTGGAAAAAGCAGGGCACCACCTATTGCTGGAGCGATCCGGCGGCCAAGCCGGGCATGCCTGGTTACTGCCCCTCGCAGAGCGAAGCCGAACTCATCGAGGAATCCTTCAAGAAATATACGGCCGATGACGAGGAAGCGCGCCTGGCCAAGGTCGCGGCGGTGGTGGAAGGCCTGTGCTATCAGCCCGTTACCGGCAGCGACGCGGTCAACGCCCGCTGGACACGGGTCGAAGACACCTTGGCCCTGGCCGGCTTGATGGGCTGGAAAAAAATCGGCATCGCCAGTTGCATCGGCCTGCTCGAAGAAAGTGAGCGCCTTGCCGATATCCTGCGCGCCCAGGGGTTCGAGCCGCTTTCGGTGTGCTGCAAGGCGGGCAGCATCGATAAGCTTGAACTCGGCGTGCAGGAGGAGCACAAGGTGCGCCCCGGCACCTTCGAGCCCGCCTGCAACCCCATTGCCCAGGCACGGATGCTCGATGCCGCCGGCGCCGAAATGAGCATCATCGTCGGCCTGTGCGTGGGCCACGACATGCTCTTTGCCCGCCACTCCAAGGCACCGGTCACGACCCTGGTGGTCAAGGATCGCGTCACCGGACACAACCCCGTTGCCGTGCTGTACGGACAGAATTTTTACTACAAGCGGTTGCAGAAACAGAAAGTGCTGGATGAGAACGCCCTTGAGCGGGCCCAAGGAAAAAGCTGA
- a CDS encoding flavin reductase gives MPIRSLFALYPQLMACPLALVSWRGEDGGVCWEIVDWVGVVCEKPARLSFNLVRSGFARTVLARTGQFAVSLPDDHRLARLREHLRAPHAEREGGVREEFLFEGFTPEEPPFLAGCPVIFSCSLKEARTHHGRLHVCGLVREVRIQGQSYGIDAEVNVCNLQPFHRRWFQGALPAEPQVS, from the coding sequence ATGCCGATACGGTCGCTGTTTGCTCTCTATCCCCAACTGATGGCCTGTCCGCTTGCCTTGGTTTCCTGGCGCGGGGAGGACGGCGGCGTGTGTTGGGAGATTGTGGATTGGGTCGGCGTGGTGTGTGAAAAACCGGCGCGCCTGAGTTTCAATCTGGTGCGAAGCGGTTTCGCGCGTACCGTGTTGGCGCGCACCGGGCAGTTCGCCGTAAGCCTTCCGGACGACCATCGCCTGGCCCGATTGCGGGAGCATCTCCGCGCACCTCACGCCGAAAGGGAAGGGGGCGTGCGCGAGGAATTTCTCTTCGAGGGCTTCACGCCCGAGGAACCTCCTTTTCTGGCCGGGTGCCCGGTCATCTTTTCCTGCTCCCTCAAGGAGGCGCGTACTCACCACGGGCGCTTGCATGTCTGCGGCCTGGTGCGCGAAGTTCGTATCCAGGGGCAGTCCTATGGGATCGACGCGGAAGTCAATGTCTGCAATCTGCAGCCCTTCCACCGCCGTTGGTTCCAGGGAGCGCTCCCCGCGGAACCGCAGGTTTCCTGA
- a CDS encoding RrF2 family transcriptional regulator — MKLSTKSRYGVRALFDMAYHAGTLPVQIKDISRRQKISPRYLEQIFQDLKKAGLLKSRRGPQGGYFLSRKPEDITAKEIILAAEGDLSLVSCVKEDQQGCQSSCEFDNICVTQGLWDEATRRLHEYFDSVTLKDLCEQGKELGLEKELDHRFMYFI; from the coding sequence ATGAAGCTTTCAACCAAAAGCCGCTATGGGGTACGGGCACTCTTTGACATGGCTTATCACGCGGGAACCCTCCCGGTGCAGATCAAGGACATTTCCCGCCGCCAGAAAATTTCACCCCGCTACCTCGAGCAGATCTTTCAGGATCTCAAAAAGGCGGGCCTGCTGAAAAGCCGCCGCGGCCCCCAGGGCGGTTATTTTCTTTCGCGCAAGCCCGAGGACATCACCGCCAAGGAGATCATCCTCGCCGCCGAGGGCGATCTGTCCCTGGTGTCCTGCGTCAAGGAGGACCAGCAGGGCTGCCAATCTTCTTGTGAATTCGACAATATTTGCGTCACCCAGGGGCTTTGGGACGAGGCCACGCGCCGGTTGCATGAGTATTTCGATTCGGTGACTCTCAAGGATCTCTGCGAACAGGGCAAGGAACTGGGCCTGGAGAAGGAACTCGACCATCGCTTCATGTATTTCATCTGA
- the cysK gene encoding cysteine synthase A: MPTLISDNPLGQIGNTPLVRLNRLPGQKSGLVWGKLEAANPGGSVKDRIALAMIEKAEQDGCIKPGDTIVEPTSGNTGIGLSLVCAVKGYRLVLTMPDTMSLERRRLLGAYGAELILTPGAQGMRGAIEKAEEVQIERKAFMPQQFRNPANPMIHEKTTGPEILKALDGQVDAFVAGVGTGGTITGVGHVLRAHNPQALIVAVEPADSPVLSGGDPGPHRIQGIGAGFVPEVLDTGVFSEVITVSNNDAINTAVRLARDEGIFVGISSGANVFAALKIAKRLGPGKNVVTMLCDTGERYLSTAIFD; this comes from the coding sequence ATGCCGACGCTGATCAGTGACAACCCCTTGGGACAGATTGGAAACACGCCCCTGGTGCGCCTCAACCGGCTGCCCGGTCAGAAATCCGGTTTGGTTTGGGGGAAACTTGAAGCCGCCAACCCAGGCGGCAGCGTCAAGGACCGCATCGCCTTGGCCATGATTGAAAAGGCCGAGCAGGATGGATGCATCAAGCCCGGCGACACCATCGTCGAGCCCACCAGCGGCAACACCGGCATCGGCCTGTCGCTGGTGTGCGCCGTCAAGGGCTACCGGCTGGTTCTGACCATGCCGGACACCATGAGCCTGGAACGCCGCCGCCTGCTCGGCGCCTACGGGGCAGAGCTGATTCTCACCCCGGGAGCCCAGGGCATGCGCGGCGCCATCGAAAAGGCCGAGGAGGTCCAGATCGAACGCAAGGCCTTCATGCCCCAGCAGTTTCGCAACCCCGCCAACCCGATGATTCACGAAAAAACCACCGGCCCTGAAATCCTCAAGGCCCTCGACGGCCAGGTCGATGCCTTCGTCGCCGGGGTCGGTACCGGCGGCACCATTACCGGAGTCGGCCACGTGTTGCGCGCGCACAATCCCCAAGCCCTCATCGTCGCGGTGGAACCCGCCGACTCGCCGGTTCTCTCCGGCGGCGATCCCGGCCCTCACCGCATCCAGGGCATCGGCGCGGGGTTCGTTCCCGAGGTTCTCGACACCGGCGTGTTCAGCGAGGTCATCACCGTCAGCAACAACGACGCCATCAACACCGCCGTGCGGTTGGCGCGCGACGAAGGTATTTTCGTGGGCATTTCCTCGGGCGCCAATGTGTTTGCGGCCCTCAAGATCGCCAAACGCCTCGGTCCCGGGAAAAACGTCGTGACCATGCTCTGCGATACGGGCGAGCGCTATCTGTCCACCGCGATTTTCGATTGA